From the genome of Pseudomonas sihuiensis:
GCCGATCACGTCCGGCTGGTGTTTTTCGATCAGGGCCTCCAATTGATGGGGGCGGGCGCGCAGGCCGTTGATATTGAACGAGACGATTTTCATGGGCGGCGGGTCCTGGGCTAACGGGCATGCCATGAGAGGCATCCCGGATGATGAAAGCCTTCGCGGCATGCCTTCCCTCATCCGGTGGTTCGCGCCACCTTCTCCCGAAAGGGGAAGGGCATGAGGAAGGTGTCGCTGCGCGACTTTCAGATTAAACGGCGATGCTAGCCGATCCTCGGCGCTCGCGGCCAGCGCCTGGCGGGCATCATGAGGTGGTGCTAAGTTGGATGGGACGCGCCTGACCCACAACGCATAACAACAGAGGTCTGCCATGCCCAACAACGCTCCAGCAGAAGTGCGCATGCTTGATGGTGGTTACGCCCGCGAGGTCCGTTCGCTGCTCTACCACGCCTATCGCCACGAGCCGACCTTCGCCTACCTGTTCGAAGCGCAGCGACCGGGTTTTGATCAGCGTGTACGCGCGACGATTCGCGAACTTGTGCAGCAGCACTTCGCCGAGGATCTGCCGGCCATTGGCCTGCTGATCGATGACCGCCTGATCGGCGCAGCACTGATCGCGCCACCGCAGCGCCGCCTGGATATCACCGAAAGTTGGGGGTGGCGTCTGCGCATGCTGCTGAGCACCGGTTTCAGCTGCACCAAGCGCTATCTCGAGTACCACGATGCGGTGCTTGCCAGTCTGCCGCCCGGGCCTTACCACGTGCTGCCGCTACTGGGCATTCACCCCGAGTTTCAGGGGCAGCATCACGGCGAGCAGTTGCTCGAGGCGCTGCACGACTGGTGTGCACAGGACAGCGGCTCGCAAGGCGTGGTGCTGGATACCGGCAATGCGCGCTATCTGGATTTCTACCGGCGCCAGGGCTACGAGGAAATCGGCGAGCTGGCCATAGGCCCGGTGGTCGAACACGTGTTCTTTCATCCCAACCCACAACCGGTGGT
Proteins encoded in this window:
- a CDS encoding GNAT family N-acetyltransferase, whose product is MPNNAPAEVRMLDGGYAREVRSLLYHAYRHEPTFAYLFEAQRPGFDQRVRATIRELVQQHFAEDLPAIGLLIDDRLIGAALIAPPQRRLDITESWGWRLRMLLSTGFSCTKRYLEYHDAVLASLPPGPYHVLPLLGIHPEFQGQHHGEQLLEALHDWCAQDSGSQGVVLDTGNARYLDFYRRQGYEEIGELAIGPVVEHVFFHPNPQPVVRASA